One genomic window of Methanosalsum zhilinae DSM 4017 includes the following:
- a CDS encoding sarcinarray family MAST domain-containing protein, with protein MKVNKICIFIVALTLLIFLCTPISSSSNKPGDIQVYYNGVHLPGDNVAEPTLKIGEPFNVRINFTVYGDYKIYVKLDDYGDNYFVVQDGPSPVGIYSDVILRSDECHAFEWTVYPTDKWAGGFIPLDFHYSMVERGNHVPVAHGAFTVAYPYISHEHYDEEPDINRSKIPSDKFNQNSLFRTALSLIRSLPDIIWINRGINVI; from the coding sequence ATGAAGGTGAATAAAATATGTATTTTTATAGTAGCTCTGACTCTATTGATCTTTTTGTGTACCCCAATAAGTAGTTCCAGCAACAAGCCTGGGGATATACAGGTATATTACAATGGTGTTCACCTTCCGGGAGACAATGTTGCAGAACCAACTTTGAAGATTGGAGAACCATTTAATGTCAGAATCAATTTTACAGTATACGGGGACTATAAGATATATGTTAAGCTTGATGACTATGGAGACAACTATTTTGTAGTACAGGATGGTCCGTCTCCAGTTGGTATTTATTCAGATGTGATACTCAGGTCAGATGAATGCCATGCATTCGAATGGACAGTATATCCAACTGATAAATGGGCAGGAGGCTTTATTCCTCTGGATTTTCACTATTCAATGGTTGAAAGAGGGAATCATGTTCCAGTGGCACACGGTGCATTTACCGTAGCCTATCCTTACATAAGCCATGAACATTATGATGAAGAACCAGATATCAACAGATCAAAAATACCATCTGATAAATTCAATCAAAATTCATTATTTAGAACAGCTCTTTCTCTGATCCGCTCATTACCAGATATTATCTGGATAAACCGTGGAATTAATGTGATCTAA
- a CDS encoding molybdopterin dinucleotide binding domain-containing protein — protein sequence MDFGKYLSSPEYDITIITYRDIFQSCALEKSVFSDEYKQRSAILKMDMKDIKKMNLKEGAAVYLKSPAGEVIVKVMKSDSDIAHENVAYMPNSPWSNALVQVTDNDNGVPRYKHIKASIRSAGDKDITPIRNFLNFGR from the coding sequence ATGGACTTTGGTAAATACCTTTCATCACCGGAATACGACATTACAATCATTACATACAGGGATATATTCCAGAGTTGTGCTCTGGAAAAATCAGTTTTCAGCGATGAATACAAGCAGCGTTCTGCAATCCTGAAAATGGATATGAAAGACATAAAAAAAATGAATTTAAAGGAAGGAGCAGCAGTGTATCTTAAGTCCCCTGCTGGAGAAGTCATCGTCAAAGTTATGAAATCAGATAGCGATATTGCGCATGAAAATGTCGCTTATATGCCAAATAGTCCATGGTCAAATGCACTGGTGCAGGTAACCGATAATGACAATGGAGTTCCTAGGTATAAACATATTAAAGCGAGCATAAGAAGTGCAGGAGATAAAGATATAACTCCTATCAGGAATTTTTTAAATTTCGGCAGGTAA
- a CDS encoding formylmethanofuran dehydrogenase subunit B yields the protein MNENYHVCPGCSLLCDDIEIKVEDNRITQVNTACIKGVSRIKKDSDSICRVDGKEESVDKAINRAAHILKNSTNPLIFGLGNSTNEAQIKAIEMAKKTGAILDDTSSFCQGPILKAIFEDRIKTCTLDDVRNHADVIVYWGADPANSHPRHNSKFAYYPRGKERQRGWDVDRKAIAVDVRMSHTAILCGDNFYAVPAGKDEELIEAIISAIAGKVPKVSFDMDTKRILQLANALKKAKFGVIFAGLGLVYSLNDIEPIIKLISKLNETSNFHLLPMVGHYNMRGFNENLFTETGYINRVKFEINENMNDVIVRHGPEYSVIEQLRNKKVDSAMIIGSDPLISMPGFVAEHLKNIPLIVIDPCETLTTKIADVVIPSAISSIECSGSAIRMDGENVQFNPAVSGNSLCDEQIIERIMEEL from the coding sequence CTGAACGAGAATTATCATGTATGCCCGGGATGTTCACTCTTATGTGATGATATTGAAATAAAAGTAGAAGACAATAGGATCACTCAGGTAAATACCGCATGCATAAAAGGTGTATCCCGAATCAAAAAAGACAGTGATTCTATCTGTAGGGTTGATGGAAAAGAAGAGAGTGTTGATAAAGCTATCAACAGAGCTGCTCATATACTCAAAAATTCAACCAATCCGTTAATATTCGGACTTGGAAATTCTACAAATGAAGCTCAGATAAAGGCTATTGAGATGGCAAAAAAAACAGGTGCAATACTGGATGATACTTCCTCTTTCTGCCAGGGTCCGATTCTTAAAGCTATATTTGAAGACAGGATCAAAACATGCACCCTTGATGATGTCAGAAACCATGCTGATGTTATTGTGTACTGGGGAGCGGATCCTGCAAACTCCCATCCACGTCACAACTCTAAATTCGCATACTATCCCCGTGGCAAAGAACGCCAGCGTGGCTGGGATGTTGACAGAAAAGCAATTGCAGTTGACGTGCGCATGTCCCATACTGCAATCCTGTGCGGAGATAATTTTTATGCGGTTCCGGCGGGAAAAGATGAAGAACTGATAGAAGCGATCATTTCTGCTATTGCCGGAAAAGTGCCAAAGGTCTCCTTTGATATGGATACAAAAAGAATACTTCAGCTTGCAAATGCACTCAAAAAAGCAAAGTTTGGAGTTATTTTTGCAGGACTTGGACTGGTATATTCCCTCAATGATATAGAACCTATAATAAAATTGATATCCAAACTAAATGAAACATCCAATTTCCATCTTTTGCCCATGGTAGGACATTACAATATGAGAGGATTCAATGAAAATCTATTCACTGAAACCGGATACATAAACAGAGTGAAATTTGAAATAAATGAAAATATGAATGATGTCATTGTAAGGCATGGCCCGGAATATTCAGTTATCGAGCAGTTGAGGAATAAAAAAGTTGATTCTGCAATGATAATCGGGTCTGATCCTCTGATAAGTATGCCGGGTTTTGTTGCAGAACATCTTAAAAACATACCTCTGATCGTTATTGACCCATGTGAAACCCTGACCACAAAAATTGCGGATGTGGTAATTCCTTCAGCCATAAGCAGTATTGAATGCAGTGGGAGCGCCATTAGAATGGACGGTGAAAATGTCCAGTTCAATCCAGCAGTCTCCGGTAATAGTCTTTGCGACGAACAGATCATAGAAAGAATAATGGAGGAACTCTGA
- a CDS encoding (Fe-S)-binding protein translates to MTNVMEIYNLLPKTNCKKCGKSTCMAFAVDLFSRKMSIDDCPPLLEDKFQDNYQKLSELIEPAGDVSETGLIVHEERCTGCGNCVVACPVNVSYDPKGTAIGKAPTSEKVILKVVDGIVRTSSLHECRRYGDEKILCNACIITCPTKAIEFV, encoded by the coding sequence ATGACAAATGTGATGGAAATATATAATCTTCTGCCAAAAACAAACTGTAAAAAATGTGGTAAATCCACATGTATGGCCTTTGCAGTAGATTTATTTTCCAGAAAGATGAGTATAGATGACTGTCCCCCACTACTGGAAGATAAGTTTCAGGACAATTACCAGAAACTATCTGAGCTAATAGAGCCTGCAGGTGATGTCTCTGAAACCGGACTTATAGTTCATGAAGAGAGATGTACAGGATGTGGAAATTGCGTGGTTGCCTGTCCTGTGAACGTCTCATACGATCCAAAGGGAACTGCAATTGGAAAAGCTCCAACCAGCGAAAAGGTTATTCTGAAAGTTGTTGACGGAATCGTCAGAACTTCCAGTTTACATGAATGTCGCCGCTATGGAGATGAGAAGATACTCTGCAATGCATGTATCATAACATGTCCTACAAAGGCAATTGAATTCGTATAA
- a CDS encoding ferredoxin-thioredoxin reductase catalytic domain-containing protein — protein sequence MTEETKNKIRKWAQKYAEKKGYALNPDEEILDMVIEGLSNNLEKYGKRYCPCRIITGDEKEDRKIICPCIYHEEEVETDGSCHCSLFFKRK from the coding sequence ATGACAGAAGAAACAAAGAATAAAATACGCAAATGGGCACAGAAGTATGCAGAAAAGAAGGGATATGCTCTCAATCCGGATGAAGAAATACTTGATATGGTCATAGAAGGTCTTTCAAATAACCTTGAAAAATATGGAAAAAGATACTGCCCCTGCCGCATTATCACAGGTGATGAAAAAGAAGACCGAAAGATAATATGTCCGTGCATATACCATGAGGAAGAGGTTGAAACCGATGGATCATGCCATTGTTCTTTATTCTTTAAAAGGAAATGA
- the hdrA2 gene encoding CoB-CoM heterodisulfide reductase HdrA2 produces MKIGVYICHCGLNIANVINVDILHSKVEKLEDVAVVRDVQFMCSDAGQEYIIEDIGDNNLDRILVAACSPKLHEQTFRRVIEKAGINPYLLEMVNIREQCSWVHGNNPQMATQKAFDLIKMGLARLKHSNPLDIEKFRINTDVLVIGGGVTGIEASLNLADSGYNVHLIEQEPTIGGKMALINEVFPTNDCSICVLAPKMTEVHNHPNITLLTLSQITEITGNVGNFKIKGVKRPRYVLEDKCKGCVEDCSGVCPVEIPSKFDYGLGKKKAISIPIPQSVPQVAYINSDYCVGCGLCSLACPAEAIDYKQKEEEFIFNAGAIIVSTGYSLFDASRKEEYGYGIYPDVITNMELERLLNASGPTRGRVVVPSSGKVPERVAFIQCVGSRDESVDNPYCSRVCCMASMKNAQLLKERYPQIEIVIHYIDVRASGEMYEEYYTKTQSMGIDFIRGKASQVLMDKQGRPALRFEDTLESEIRQESYDMIVLATGMEAPENSRTITRMLNLSCRADRFYSIAHPKMRPVDSHIDGVFIAGCATGPKDIQSSIAQGCAAAAKVMKLLGSGELEADPLCAVVEKASCVGCGLCEDVCIFGKIRVIDSKAVVDEISCQGCGTCSAACPTDAIDMRHFTDEQIFAQIEAAVESRDEFPLIIGFLCNWCSYSCADLAGVSRIDYSTNIRIIRTMCAGRVDPEFVIKALEGGADGVLVAGCKLGECHYVHANYSAKKRLEALQNVLEETGIDPSRLRLLWISASECEKFAKTVDDFVDNLKNIGPVGHEILEAAD; encoded by the coding sequence ATGAAAATTGGAGTATACATATGTCATTGTGGTCTCAATATTGCCAATGTCATTAATGTTGACATATTGCATTCCAAAGTAGAAAAACTTGAAGATGTAGCTGTGGTGAGAGATGTCCAGTTCATGTGTTCTGATGCAGGTCAAGAATATATCATTGAAGACATAGGTGATAATAACCTGGACAGGATTCTGGTTGCAGCATGTTCCCCAAAACTGCATGAGCAGACCTTTAGAAGAGTTATTGAAAAAGCAGGTATCAATCCCTATCTTCTTGAAATGGTAAATATTCGGGAACAATGCTCCTGGGTGCATGGTAATAATCCCCAGATGGCTACTCAGAAAGCATTTGACCTCATAAAGATGGGTCTGGCAAGGTTGAAACATTCCAATCCACTTGATATTGAAAAATTCCGGATAAATACCGATGTACTGGTCATAGGAGGCGGTGTTACAGGAATAGAAGCTTCATTAAACCTTGCTGATTCAGGATATAATGTACACCTTATAGAACAGGAGCCAACGATCGGGGGAAAAATGGCTCTTATAAATGAAGTATTTCCCACAAACGATTGTTCCATATGTGTTCTAGCACCCAAGATGACCGAAGTTCACAACCATCCAAATATAACTCTTCTGACACTTTCACAGATTACTGAAATAACAGGTAATGTGGGTAATTTTAAGATAAAAGGTGTAAAAAGACCCAGATATGTGCTGGAAGATAAATGTAAGGGCTGTGTGGAAGATTGTTCTGGCGTGTGCCCGGTTGAGATCCCCTCCAAATTTGACTATGGACTCGGAAAGAAAAAAGCGATCAGTATTCCCATTCCCCAGTCAGTTCCCCAGGTAGCCTATATAAACAGTGACTACTGTGTAGGATGCGGTCTTTGCAGCCTCGCATGCCCCGCAGAGGCAATTGACTACAAACAGAAGGAAGAAGAGTTCATATTCAATGCAGGAGCCATCATAGTTTCTACAGGCTACAGTTTGTTTGATGCCTCCAGAAAGGAAGAATATGGGTATGGAATATATCCGGATGTTATCACCAATATGGAGCTTGAGCGCCTTCTCAATGCATCAGGTCCAACCAGGGGAAGGGTTGTAGTTCCTTCATCTGGCAAAGTACCTGAAAGAGTTGCCTTCATACAATGTGTAGGCTCACGTGATGAATCTGTAGATAATCCATACTGTTCAAGGGTATGCTGCATGGCATCAATGAAGAATGCTCAGCTTCTAAAGGAGAGATATCCGCAGATTGAAATCGTCATTCATTATATCGATGTACGTGCATCTGGAGAAATGTATGAAGAGTATTATACAAAAACACAATCCATGGGTATTGATTTTATCAGAGGTAAAGCATCTCAGGTTCTGATGGATAAACAGGGTCGTCCTGCTCTCAGGTTTGAGGATACCCTTGAATCAGAGATACGACAGGAATCCTATGATATGATCGTGCTGGCAACAGGAATGGAAGCACCGGAAAATTCCCGGACAATTACGAGAATGCTCAATCTCTCCTGCAGAGCAGACCGGTTTTATTCAATTGCCCACCCCAAGATGCGTCCGGTAGACTCTCATATTGATGGTGTATTCATTGCAGGATGTGCAACAGGCCCAAAGGATATTCAGTCATCAATTGCTCAGGGTTGTGCAGCTGCTGCAAAGGTGATGAAGCTTCTGGGATCAGGGGAACTTGAAGCGGATCCTCTGTGTGCTGTTGTTGAAAAGGCCAGTTGTGTAGGTTGCGGTCTATGTGAAGATGTATGCATTTTTGGAAAGATCAGGGTTATTGACAGTAAAGCTGTTGTTGATGAAATATCCTGTCAGGGGTGTGGCACGTGCAGTGCTGCCTGTCCAACAGATGCTATAGATATGAGGCACTTTACAGATGAGCAGATATTTGCACAGATTGAGGCTGCAGTTGAATCCAGGGATGAATTTCCTCTGATAATTGGTTTTCTGTGTAACTGGTGCAGCTATTCATGTGCTGATCTGGCCGGTGTTTCCAGAATAGATTATTCTACAAATATCCGAATAATCAGGACAATGTGTGCAGGAAGGGTTGATCCCGAATTTGTTATAAAGGCTCTGGAAGGTGGTGCTGACGGTGTGCTTGTTGCCGGTTGTAAACTTGGGGAATGTCATTATGTCCACGCAAACTACAGTGCCAAGAAACGACTTGAAGCGCTTCAGAATGTGCTGGAAGAGACAGGTATTGATCCATCCAGACTGAGACTTCTCTGGATATCAGCATCAGAATGTGAAAAATTTGCAAAAACAGTTGATGATTTTGTGGATAATCTCAAAAATATTGGTCCCGTAGGTCATGAAATCCTGGAGGCAGCAGATTGA
- a CDS encoding 4Fe-4S binding protein: MSEDGKGDSVTVKKSMDVQGNHFIYQEETEKSLKVLDYDYKRCTGCGLCVVVCPVDALELGPIKEIATGMDSPPVMMDIDKCTFCGMCAGFCPVKAFKMDITGQFPQKDEYPKLDSGVQINEKCLPCTLCERSCPEDAITVEFLIPKKDEIAPFDESAEGSIEIDENKCNLCGVCSIFCEAFVMVEREPDPVDPLPYEQILVDEDKCDYCGLCVGLCPEDAIRTTGGTENKYQVPSLEGKVTIDDDLCTRCSWCSAVCPYDAVCVKKPFEGQIILRENNVEKCDPHGCHGCFNVCPSHLWYVPENNDIGHKIAMKDEYCIYCGACVNACPHDVMKVSREKVRHTDIPESPWAFQWKDAIESIVTSKRCHPDTSRSIELEKEGPKEYVEVKIPEVDESYLIAAKESLEKAKSTFKNMKFRKRIEKSDKEDQ; the protein is encoded by the coding sequence TTGAGCGAAGATGGAAAAGGGGATTCTGTCACTGTAAAAAAAAGTATGGATGTACAGGGTAACCACTTCATCTATCAGGAAGAGACTGAAAAATCTCTGAAGGTCCTGGATTATGACTATAAAAGATGTACTGGCTGTGGTCTCTGTGTGGTTGTGTGTCCGGTTGATGCTCTGGAACTTGGACCCATTAAGGAGATTGCTACAGGAATGGATTCTCCTCCTGTGATGATGGACATTGATAAATGTACTTTCTGCGGTATGTGTGCTGGTTTCTGTCCTGTAAAGGCATTCAAGATGGACATTACAGGGCAGTTTCCTCAGAAGGATGAATATCCCAAACTGGATTCAGGTGTACAGATCAATGAAAAATGTCTTCCCTGCACGCTCTGTGAACGATCATGTCCTGAAGATGCTATTACTGTAGAATTTTTAATTCCAAAAAAGGATGAAATTGCACCATTTGATGAAAGTGCAGAAGGATCAATTGAAATAGATGAGAATAAATGCAATCTATGCGGTGTATGTTCTATATTCTGTGAAGCTTTTGTTATGGTGGAAAGAGAGCCAGATCCGGTTGATCCTTTACCATATGAACAGATACTTGTTGATGAAGATAAATGTGACTACTGTGGCCTCTGTGTGGGCCTTTGCCCTGAAGATGCAATCCGAACTACCGGAGGAACTGAAAACAAATATCAGGTTCCCTCTCTGGAAGGAAAGGTTACAATTGATGATGATCTGTGTACCAGATGTTCCTGGTGCAGTGCAGTTTGTCCGTATGACGCAGTCTGTGTGAAAAAGCCATTTGAAGGACAGATCATTCTCAGGGAAAACAATGTTGAAAAATGTGATCCTCATGGATGTCATGGCTGCTTTAACGTATGTCCCTCACATCTATGGTATGTGCCGGAAAATAACGATATTGGTCACAAGATCGCGATGAAGGATGAGTACTGTATATATTGCGGTGCCTGTGTGAATGCCTGTCCTCATGATGTTATGAAAGTCTCCCGCGAAAAAGTCCGTCATACAGATATACCTGAATCCCCATGGGCATTCCAGTGGAAGGATGCAATTGAGTCTATAGTGACGTCAAAAAGATGCCATCCTGATACTTCAAGGTCAATTGAACTTGAAAAGGAAGGTCCAAAAGAGTATGTTGAAGTGAAGATTCCGGAAGTTGATGAGTCGTATCTAATAGCCGCAAAAGAGAGTCTTGAAAAGGCAAAATCAACTTTTAAGAATATGAAATTCAGAAAAAGAATTGAAAAATCGGACAAGGAAGATCAGTAA
- the gatE gene encoding Glu-tRNA(Gln) amidotransferase subunit GatE: MSEKFDYRDLGLKCGLEIHQQLDSKEKLFCKCPTLIRDTEDSNMEFFRYLRPVVSEMGETDRAAVEQSKLNRKYIYRAYDTTCLVEYDEEPPSQMNREALETSLVIAKMLKMRPVDQVHVMRKIVLDGSNTTGFQRTAFLAGNGRVETSEGDVGVDVLCVEEEASQKITDEGDSVIYSLDRLGIPLVEIGTSPDIISPLHARETAQQIGMLLRSTGSVKRGLGTIRQDVNISIARGARVEIKGVQALDMIDTIVEREVERQVNLLRIRDDLNKRGAKVNEQIFDVTDIFSDTGSKVIKKALKKDNGKVLAVKMQGFGGFIGKEVQPERRFGTEMSDHAKTSGVGGIFHTDELPNYGIVNEEISAMRRIMDADQNDALIMVSDEADRAYSAMEGIVEYAKKVLEGGVAESTRRALPDGNSSYMRPLPGAARMYPETDVPPVEISSDYFDSLEIPELLSEKAKRYSQEYGLNDEMARMIVYSRDLTLFENLASMYKGNQFITPTLIVRTITAIIPELRREGADVEALDEDHLMQLFDLIGEGTIAKEGIGDILRYLSKNPSITAEEAASELGLLGADDEQIQKFIDEVLYSREDFIKEKQMAAVGPLMGVVMKEFRGKVDGKLVSQILKDRIQKRLNENS, from the coding sequence ATGAGTGAAAAATTTGATTATAGAGATCTTGGTTTAAAATGTGGACTTGAGATTCATCAGCAGCTTGATTCAAAAGAAAAACTTTTTTGCAAATGTCCTACTTTGATAAGAGACACTGAAGATTCCAACATGGAATTTTTCAGGTATCTTAGGCCAGTGGTCAGTGAAATGGGAGAAACTGACCGGGCTGCTGTAGAACAGTCTAAGCTCAATAGAAAGTACATCTACAGGGCATATGATACAACCTGCCTGGTCGAATACGATGAAGAACCACCTTCTCAAATGAATCGGGAAGCCCTTGAAACATCTCTTGTGATTGCAAAAATGCTGAAAATGCGTCCTGTTGACCAGGTTCATGTAATGCGTAAGATCGTTCTTGATGGCTCAAATACCACAGGTTTCCAGAGAACTGCATTTCTTGCAGGTAATGGTAGAGTTGAAACCAGTGAAGGAGATGTCGGTGTGGATGTTCTGTGTGTTGAGGAGGAAGCATCTCAAAAGATTACAGATGAAGGAGATTCGGTTATTTATTCCCTTGACCGACTGGGTATTCCTCTGGTTGAGATTGGAACCTCTCCTGATATCATCTCTCCCTTGCATGCAAGAGAAACGGCACAACAGATCGGTATGCTACTTAGATCCACAGGCAGTGTCAAAAGAGGTCTTGGGACAATCCGCCAGGATGTTAATATTTCGATAGCACGAGGTGCAAGGGTTGAGATAAAAGGCGTTCAGGCACTTGATATGATTGATACCATAGTTGAACGTGAAGTTGAAAGACAGGTAAATCTGCTGAGGATAAGGGATGATCTGAACAAAAGAGGAGCAAAGGTAAATGAACAGATATTTGATGTTACTGACATTTTTTCAGATACTGGATCCAAGGTAATTAAAAAGGCCCTGAAAAAAGATAACGGAAAAGTCCTGGCAGTTAAAATGCAGGGCTTTGGAGGGTTTATTGGTAAAGAAGTTCAGCCGGAGAGGCGTTTTGGAACTGAAATGTCTGATCATGCAAAGACATCAGGAGTTGGCGGAATCTTCCATACAGATGAGCTTCCAAATTATGGGATTGTTAATGAGGAGATTTCAGCAATGCGCAGGATTATGGATGCCGACCAGAATGATGCACTGATAATGGTTTCAGATGAGGCAGATAGGGCATATTCAGCTATGGAAGGTATTGTCGAATATGCAAAAAAAGTTCTTGAAGGAGGAGTTGCTGAATCCACACGAAGAGCATTGCCTGACGGAAACAGTTCGTATATGAGACCCCTCCCCGGAGCTGCCCGAATGTATCCGGAGACAGATGTTCCTCCTGTAGAGATTTCTTCTGATTATTTTGACAGTCTTGAAATTCCGGAGCTGCTTTCTGAGAAGGCAAAGAGGTATTCACAGGAATATGGGCTAAACGATGAAATGGCCCGGATGATTGTATACTCAAGGGATCTAACGCTGTTTGAGAATCTGGCCTCCATGTATAAGGGTAATCAGTTTATCACTCCGACCCTGATAGTTAGAACAATAACAGCCATCATTCCTGAACTGAGAAGAGAAGGTGCTGATGTTGAAGCACTGGATGAAGATCACCTGATGCAGCTATTTGATCTTATTGGAGAAGGAACAATTGCAAAGGAGGGAATAGGGGATATTCTTCGCTATCTGAGCAAAAACCCTTCAATTACCGCAGAGGAAGCCGCTTCTGAACTTGGGCTGTTGGGAGCTGATGATGAGCAGATTCAAAAATTCATTGATGAGGTACTGTATAGCAGGGAGGATTTCATAAAAGAAAAACAGATGGCAGCGGTTGGTCCCCTGATGGGAGTTGTCATGAAAGAATTTCGTGGTAAGGTTGATGGCAAGCTTGTAAGCCAGATTCTAAAGGACAGGATTCAGAAGAGACTAAATGAAAACTCCTGA
- a CDS encoding TIGR00341 family protein, translating to MATKLLELILPAEKHERVKELLENKNHLGAWFSTLEDEKILVRIVARAENSQEIIDELTHWFSVTEGFRIIIHSIDATIPRPEEPENNEELAEGKSDENTKKEVRYGSITREELYEEVSISTKITSEYYVLVILSTIVAVIGVLENSVAIIIGAMVIAPLLGPNISLSLATTLADFQLGLKSLKVDLIGISIAIIISFFAGMFAFVDPTITEISTRTEVNFGYVILGLAAGGAGALSITTGVSAAIVGVMVAVALLPPLVVFGLLLGAGYINLAFGAMLLFLVNIIAINLSGVITFYAQGVRPSNWWDIAEAKKTTTYAMITWVMMLFALILLIYISQS from the coding sequence ATGGCCACAAAATTGCTTGAATTAATATTACCGGCTGAAAAGCATGAGCGTGTAAAAGAATTACTTGAGAATAAAAATCATCTTGGTGCATGGTTTTCAACACTCGAAGATGAAAAAATTCTGGTCAGAATAGTGGCACGTGCAGAAAACAGTCAGGAAATCATAGATGAACTCACACACTGGTTCTCAGTTACAGAGGGATTCAGAATCATCATCCATTCAATTGATGCAACCATACCACGTCCTGAAGAGCCTGAGAACAACGAAGAACTGGCTGAGGGAAAAAGTGATGAAAATACAAAAAAGGAAGTCAGGTATGGGAGTATAACCCGTGAAGAGCTTTATGAGGAAGTATCCATAAGTACCAAAATAACATCTGAATATTACGTACTGGTTATTCTCTCGACCATTGTGGCTGTTATTGGAGTACTGGAGAATAGTGTAGCAATAATTATAGGAGCAATGGTCATTGCGCCACTGCTTGGACCGAATATATCTCTATCTCTGGCAACTACTCTGGCAGATTTTCAGCTTGGATTGAAGTCACTCAAAGTTGATCTGATTGGCATTTCAATAGCCATAATCATATCCTTCTTTGCAGGAATGTTTGCATTTGTTGATCCCACGATCACAGAGATTTCAACAAGGACGGAAGTAAATTTTGGATATGTTATACTTGGACTTGCAGCCGGTGGTGCAGGAGCACTTTCCATAACTACCGGAGTTTCTGCTGCAATTGTAGGAGTCATGGTTGCAGTTGCCCTCTTGCCACCCCTTGTGGTATTTGGGCTATTGCTAGGAGCAGGCTACATCAACCTTGCATTTGGTGCAATGTTGCTCTTCCTGGTGAATATCATAGCTATCAATCTTTCAGGGGTTATCACATTTTATGCTCAGGGTGTTAGGCCCAGTAACTGGTGGGATATAGCTGAAGCAAAGAAAACCACCACCTATGCAATGATAACATGGGTCATGATGCTGTTTGCTTTAATCCTGCTGATTTACATATCCCAGAGCTGA